A section of the Carassius auratus strain Wakin unplaced genomic scaffold, ASM336829v1 scaf_tig00027603, whole genome shotgun sequence genome encodes:
- the LOC113079311 gene encoding relaxin-3 receptor 1-like: MQGNSSALEPGLAACGPALDEGDALSNRTAFHNLSLRCWLQLLSRESAPELYGDSSNVAMRVVIALVYLIVCALGLVGNLLALYLLHSRHRLKQSSINCFVMSLAVTDLQFVLTLPFWAVDTALDFRWPFGKVMCKIISSVTTMNMYASVFFLTAMSVARYCSLSSSLRMQSPKTASAEVKWASLGIWIVSVVATIPHAVYSTTAQVSDDELCLVRFSDSGSWDPQLLLGLYQTQKVLLGFVIPLVIICVCYLLLLRFVLRRRVSGIPGSDSERGRHKRRSKVTKSVTIVVLSFFLCWLPNQALTLWGVLIKFDLVPFSNAFYNAQAYAFPITVCLAHTNSCLNPVLYCLIRQEYRTGLKKLLFRATPSIRNLAKLVYRRKKVAEAPPAVSVVQMEIGM, translated from the coding sequence ATGCAAGGGAACAGCAGCGCGCTGGAGCCGGGTTTAGCCGCGTGTGGACCGGCTCTGGACGAGGGCGATGCTCTGTCGAACCGGACCGCTTTCCACAACCtgtctctccgctgctggctgcAGCTGCTCTCCAGAGAGTCTGCGCCGGAGCTCTACGGCGACAGCTCGAACGTGGCCATGCGCGTCGTGATTGCGCTCGTCTACCTGATCGTGTGCGCTCTGGGGCTCGTCGGGAACCTGCTGGCGCTTTACCTGCTCCATTCGCGCCACAGACTCAAGCAGTCGTCCATCAACTGCTTCGTCATGAGTTTAGCCGTGACGGACCTGCAGTTCGTCCTGACTCTTCCGTTCTGGGCCGTGGACACCGCTTTGGACTTCAGATGGCCGTTTGGAAAGGTGATGTGTAAGATCATCAGCTCGGTCACCACTATGAACATGTACGCGAGCGTGTTCTTCTTGACAGCCATGAGCGTTGCGCGCTACTGCTCCTTGTCCTCTTCCCTGCGGATGCAAAGTCCCAAAACCGCCTCGGCTGAGGTCAAGTGGGCCAGTTTGGGAATCTGGATCGTGTCCGTGGTGGCCACCATCCCTCACGCGGTTTACTCCACCACGGCGCAGGTGTCCGACGACGAGCTGTGCCTCGTCCGCTTCTCGGATTCCGGAAGCTGGGACCCGCAGCTGCTTCTAGGTCTCTATCAAACCCAGAAGGTCCTCCTGGGCTTCGTGATTCCGCTGGTCATCATCTGCGTTTGTTACCTCCTCCTGCTGCGCTTCGTTCTGCGGCGGCGCGTCAGTGGAATCCCCGGCTCGGACAGCGAGAGAGGGCGGCACAAGCGCCGTTCCAAAGTCACCAAATCGGTCACCATCGTGGTTCTGTCGTTCTTTCTGTGCTGGTTGCCCAACCAGGCGCTGACCCTTTGGGGGGTGCTCATCAAATTCGATCTGGTGCCGTTCAGCAACGCGTTTTACAACGCGCAGGCCTACGCGTTCCCGATCACCGTGTGCCTTGCGCACACCAACAGCTGCCTGAACCCGGTGCTGTACTGCCTGATCCGCCAGGAGTACCGCACTGGACTCAAGAAACTGCTGTTTAGAGCCACTCCGTCCATCCGGAACCTGGCCAAGCTGGTGTACCGGAGGAAGAAGGTGGCGGAGGCTCCGCCCGCGGTGTCCGTGGTGCAGATGGAGATCGGGATGTGA